In Vigna angularis cultivar LongXiaoDou No.4 chromosome 8, ASM1680809v1, whole genome shotgun sequence, one DNA window encodes the following:
- the LOC108344552 gene encoding pectate lyase, whose protein sequence is MRGSSAKVVFTLLVTLAIIIPCLEAGIAKYDDFLKAQAEEAHEIALESYVPTPELVTGELNYHVHRALKNRTRRGLNEAKNPIGGRCDSSNPIDNCWRCNKDWANDRYRLARCGKGFGRRAVGGLGGPIYVVTDNSDEDMVNPKPGTLRYAVTQKGPLWIIFQRSMIITLKQELLISSDKTIDGRGANVQIKDGGGLTIQFANNVIIHGIRVKNIVPKEGGMIRDSYDHVGLRTRSDGDAISLFGASNVWIDHVSLSNSADGLIDVIQGSTAITISNCHMTRHNDVMLFGATDSYTEDKIMQITVAFNHFGQGLIQRMPRCRWGFFHVLNNDYTHWMMYAIGGSAGPTILSQGNRFIAPNNDAAKEITHRDYATPDVWKNWQWQSDMDLLMNGATFNTSGAPIKITHKKGLIMKPRDGSHVSRLTRHAGALNCFVGLPC, encoded by the coding sequence ATGAGAGGAAGTAGTGCAAAGGTTGTCTTCACCCTGTTGGTCACTCTGGCCATCATCATCCCATGCCTTGAGGCTGGCATTGCTAAATACGACGACTTTCTGAAAGCTCAAGCTGAAGAAGCCCACGAAATCGCTCTCGAGTCCTATGTGCCAACTCCTGAATTGGTCACCGGTGAGCTCAATTACCACGTTCATCGTGCCTTGAAAAACAGAACAAGGAGGGGACTGAATGAGGCCAAGAACCCTATTGGAGGGCGCTGTGACAGCAGCAACCCCATTGACAATTGCTGGAGGTGCAACAAAGACTGGGCCAACGACAGGTATCGGTTGGCCAGATGCGGAAAAGGGTTCGGAAGACGCGCAGTGGGTGGGCTCGGTGGACCCATTTACGTTGTCACCGATAACTCCGACGAGGACATGGTCAACCCTAAGCCAGGAACCCTCCGATATGCCGTCACCCAAAAGGGTCCACTTTGGATCATCTTCCAACGCAGCATGATCATCACTCTGAAGCAGGAGCTTCTCATTTCCTCCGACAAGACCATCGACGGTCGTGGTGCCAACGTTCAGATCAAGGACGGTGGTGGCCTCACCATACAGTTCGCGAACAACGTCATCATCCACGGAATTCGCGTTAAGAACATTGTGCCTAAGGAGGGTGGCATGATCAGGGACTCCTACGACCACGTTGGACTGAGAACGAGGAGTGATGGTGATGCCATCTCCCTATTCGGAGCCTCCAACGTGTGGATCGATCATGTATCTCTCTCTAACTCTGCCGATGGACTGATCGATGTGATCCAAGGCTCCACagccatcaccatctccaacTGCCACATGACGAGACACAACGATGTGATGTTGTTCGGTGCGACTGACTCGTACACGGAGGACAAGATCATGCAGATAACAGTGGCATTCAACCATTTCGGGCAGGGACTGATCCAGAGGATGCCAAGGTGCAGATGGGGATTCTTCCACGTTCTTAACAACGATTACACTCACTGGATGATGTACGCCATTGGTGGAAGCGCAGGGCCTACTATTCTTAGCCAAGGAAACCGTTTCATTGCTCCCAACAACGACGCTGCAAAGGAGATCACACACAGAGATTATGCTACACCGGACGTCTGGAAGAACTGGCAGTGGCAATCCGACATGGACCTTCTCATGAACGGTGCCACTTTCAACACTTCCGGTGCTCCCATCAAGATTACACACAAGAAGGGTCTCATCATGAAGCCAAGAGATGGCAGTCATGTCAGCAGACTCACACGCCATGCTGGCGCTCTCAACTGCTTTGTTGGTTTGCCTTGCTag
- the LOC108344553 gene encoding uncharacterized protein LOC108344553 produces MKGDRGGCTPRSIGSGMSQSCGSSHLASKNCGCGERLLLLKATTLKNKGRQFYRCRNWASNSSCNFFEWVDEGDFEMEGSLQRKSEEVEVCIENVVLELRKKKDKLKKKLEEERKNFKMMLVFFVLSWALTAMFCILFVLKVNCN; encoded by the exons ATGAAAGGTGACAGAGGAGGTTGCACACCAAGGAGCATAGGTTCTGGAATGTCCCAAAGTTGTGGATCATCTCACTTAGCTTCAAAAAACTGTGGTTGTGGGGAaagattgttgttgttgaaggcAACTACATTGAAGAACAAAGGGAGACAATTttatagatgtagaaattgggca AGTAATTCAAGCTGTAACTTCTTTGAATGGGTTGATGAAGGAGATTTCGAAATGGAAGGAAGCTTACAAAGGAagagtgaagaagttgaagtgtgtattgaaaatgttgtgttggagctaaggaagaagaaggacaagttgaagaagaaattagaggaagagagaaaaaatttcaaaatgatgttggTGTTTTTTGTATTGTCATGGGCATTAACTGCCATGTTTTGTATTCTGTTTGTGTTGAAGGTTAATTGTAATTAG